Proteins encoded in a region of the Shewanella polaris genome:
- a CDS encoding ammonium transporter — translation MEELTQLGLTVTELRFALDTFYFLISGALVMWMAAGFAMLEAGLVRSKNTTEILTKNVCLYSIACVMFLLVGYNIMYVDNVEGGFIPSFGSLIGGQADGADHALESDFFFQVVFVATAMSIVSGAVAERMRLWSFLVFSVVMTAVIYPVEGYWTWGGGFLSAAGFVDFAGSGIVHMAGAAAAISGVLLLGARKGKYGENGQIHPIPGSNLPMATLGMFILWMGWFGFNGGSQLLVSDAENASAVAKIFVNTNSAAAFGAISALIVCKVVWGKADLTMILNGALAGLVAITADPLSPSLLMAGVIGLVAGAVVIFSVIAFDRVKIDDPVGAISVHGVAGFLGLMLVPLSNADASFGSQLYGAAVIFIWVFTASLLVWFVLKMTMGIRVTEEEEYNGMDASDCGVEAYPEFSSGNNAG, via the coding sequence ATGGAAGAGTTAACTCAATTAGGCCTGACGGTAACTGAATTACGTTTCGCATTAGATACGTTTTATTTCTTGATTTCTGGCGCGTTAGTCATGTGGATGGCTGCTGGTTTTGCCATGCTGGAAGCTGGATTAGTCCGCTCAAAAAACACCACTGAAATTTTAACTAAAAATGTGTGTTTATACTCAATTGCGTGTGTCATGTTTTTATTAGTCGGTTACAACATTATGTATGTCGACAATGTTGAAGGTGGATTTATTCCTTCTTTTGGTTCGTTAATCGGTGGTCAAGCTGATGGTGCAGATCATGCGCTCGAATCAGACTTTTTCTTCCAAGTAGTATTTGTTGCTACAGCGATGTCGATTGTATCAGGTGCTGTTGCTGAACGAATGAGATTATGGTCTTTCCTTGTTTTTTCAGTGGTAATGACGGCAGTGATTTATCCTGTTGAAGGCTACTGGACATGGGGTGGTGGATTCCTTTCTGCTGCAGGCTTTGTAGATTTTGCTGGTAGTGGCATTGTGCATATGGCCGGTGCAGCAGCTGCAATCTCTGGCGTATTGCTTCTTGGAGCTCGTAAAGGTAAATATGGTGAAAACGGTCAAATTCATCCTATTCCAGGTTCTAATTTACCGATGGCAACCTTAGGTATGTTCATTTTATGGATGGGTTGGTTTGGCTTTAACGGTGGTTCGCAATTGTTAGTGTCAGATGCTGAAAATGCGAGTGCAGTGGCTAAAATCTTTGTAAACACAAACTCTGCTGCAGCATTTGGTGCCATCTCAGCACTTATTGTATGTAAAGTGGTATGGGGCAAAGCTGATTTGACCATGATTTTAAACGGGGCATTGGCTGGATTGGTCGCCATTACAGCTGACCCATTATCACCTTCATTGTTAATGGCTGGTGTGATTGGTTTAGTTGCTGGTGCCGTGGTTATCTTCTCTGTCATTGCATTTGACCGAGTTAAAATAGATGACCCAGTAGGCGCTATTTCGGTACACGGTGTTGCAGGTTTCCTTGGATTGATGTTGGTTCCACTATCGAATGCAGATGCTAGTTTTGGTAGTCAACTATATGGTGCAGCAGTTATCTTTATTTGGGTATTCACTGCATCGTTATTAGTATGGTTTGTATTAAAAATGACCATGGGTATCCGTGTAACAGAAGAAGAAGAGTACAATGGTATGGATGCTTCTGACTGTGGTGTAGAGGCTTACCCTGAGTTTTCTAGTGGTAATAATGCCGGTTAA
- a CDS encoding P-II family nitrogen regulator, protein MKLVSAIIKPFKLDDVREAIAGMGIEGMTVTEVKGFGRQKGHTELYRGAEYQVDFLPKVKLEIATKSENLDMLIEAITSAAHTGKIGDGKIFVTSLEQVIRIRTGELDNEAL, encoded by the coding sequence ATGAAACTCGTCAGCGCTATCATCAAGCCATTTAAATTGGATGATGTCCGTGAAGCTATTGCAGGCATGGGCATTGAAGGTATGACTGTTACTGAGGTCAAAGGATTTGGACGTCAGAAAGGTCACACAGAACTTTATCGTGGGGCAGAGTATCAAGTGGACTTTCTACCAAAAGTAAAATTAGAAATTGCCACAAAATCTGAAAACTTAGACATGCTTATTGAAGCGATTACCAGTGCCGCTCATACCGGTAAAATTGGTGATGGCAAGATATTTGTTACTAGTTTAGAACAGGTTATCCGTATCCGTACGGGTGAACTTGATAACGAAGCATTATAG
- the nrfA gene encoding ammonia-forming nitrite reductase cytochrome c552 subunit: MNVKSIALSAVIAAGFMAAGAMASDKTEPRNEVYKDKFSKQYDSWHATDESKDVVDMLEKVPSLVVLWAGYGFAKDYNAPRGHMYAITDVTNSLRTGAPKNAADGPMPMACWSCKSPDVPRMIEEQGEDGYFSGKWAKGGPEIVNVLGCGDCHEKGSSKLRISRPYVDRAMDTLNTPFDKASRKDKQSMVCGQCHVEYYFEKTEDRKGFVKFPWDMGTTVEQMETYYDSMEFSDWTHAVSKTPMLKAQHPGYETWKMGTHGQNNVSCVDCHMPKVTNDKGRKFTDHKVGNPFDRFEETCATCHTQSKEFMLKQVNDGKARVQELKSRAEAQLVKAHFEAKAAWDAGATEAEMKPILMDIRHSQWRWDYATASHGASTHAPAEILRILGTAVDKAADARVKLAQLLGAKGVKQPIAFPDTSTKAKAQAALGMDMKTMNAEKAEFKKTLVPQWKEEAKKREATYK; encoded by the coding sequence ATGAATGTAAAATCAATTGCACTGAGTGCGGTGATTGCAGCCGGATTTATGGCTGCAGGCGCTATGGCGAGTGATAAAACCGAACCTCGTAATGAGGTTTATAAAGATAAATTTTCAAAGCAATATGACAGCTGGCATGCTACTGATGAAAGCAAAGACGTTGTTGATATGTTAGAAAAAGTACCTAGTTTAGTCGTGTTATGGGCAGGTTACGGTTTTGCTAAAGATTACAATGCACCACGTGGTCATATGTATGCAATTACTGACGTAACTAACTCATTACGTACTGGCGCGCCAAAAAATGCTGCAGATGGTCCAATGCCAATGGCATGTTGGAGCTGTAAAAGCCCTGATGTACCTCGCATGATTGAAGAACAAGGTGAAGATGGCTATTTCAGTGGTAAATGGGCTAAAGGCGGTCCAGAAATTGTCAATGTACTTGGTTGTGGCGATTGTCATGAAAAAGGTTCATCAAAATTACGTATATCACGTCCGTATGTTGACCGTGCAATGGATACGTTAAATACACCATTTGATAAAGCTTCTCGTAAAGATAAGCAATCAATGGTGTGTGGTCAGTGTCACGTTGAATACTATTTCGAGAAAACTGAAGACCGTAAAGGTTTTGTTAAGTTCCCTTGGGATATGGGTACCACCGTTGAACAAATGGAAACATATTACGACAGCATGGAGTTCTCAGATTGGACTCATGCAGTGTCTAAAACTCCAATGTTAAAAGCACAACATCCTGGTTATGAAACTTGGAAAATGGGTACTCACGGTCAAAACAATGTAAGTTGTGTTGATTGTCATATGCCTAAAGTGACTAATGACAAAGGCCGCAAATTTACAGATCATAAAGTGGGTAATCCATTTGATCGCTTTGAAGAAACATGTGCAACTTGTCACACTCAAAGCAAAGAGTTTATGCTTAAACAAGTTAATGATGGTAAAGCTAGAGTTCAAGAATTAAAGTCGCGTGCTGAAGCTCAGTTAGTTAAAGCTCACTTTGAAGCGAAAGCTGCTTGGGATGCTGGTGCCACTGAAGCTGAAATGAAGCCAATCTTAATGGATATTCGTCATTCACAATGGCGTTGGGATTATGCGACTGCATCTCATGGCGCATCAACTCATGCTCCAGCTGAAATATTACGCATTTTAGGTACTGCAGTGGATAAAGCTGCTGATGCTCGTGTAAAACTAGCTCAGTTATTAGGTGCTAAAGGTGTTAAGCAACCTATTGCATTCCCTGACACTTCTACTAAAGCAAAAGCGCAAGCAGCATTAGGCATGGACATGAAAACCATGAATGCTGAAAAAGCTGAGTTTAAGAAAACACTGGTTCCTCAGTGGAAAGAAGAAGCTAAAAAGCGTGAAGCGACTTACAAATAA
- the narQ gene encoding nitrate/nitrite two-component system sensor histidine kinase NarQ codes for MFTRGSLTSTIFSLMIILILLSSSLAVFSIVNLSFSLGDAKGINASGSLRMQSYRLLLYTNVGGNNPNKKIIEFENTLSSEALTRSLAWYSPKELSDQYLLVIDKWKVMKSYIEEGNTQEYSKSLTGFVDTIDTLVLKMELFAALKLKLLVIGQIIGLSILLVIAFFAVVFTRKRVVKPLQLLMDSAAKISKGNFKVEMPKTGYIELTALGNALQKTAAELASLYEDLEDQVNEKTLALTRANNELNFLYDNLIMLHADKLDYKALQSAINQLKYYENLTYLRLVIEHDDGTKDIINAEGGWPTDNLSESVHFPLLIEQTQLGYLDVISNKPLNNILFKNFSMMLTRSITIHNATEQRQQLALLEERSVIARELHDSIGQLLSFLKIQVSLLSKSLDNSCRSPEVEEQLLGINEGVSIAYVQLRELLSTFRLTIKEPNLGQAIEVMLDQLRHQTNIDIQLNYKLSPHLLEAKQHIHILQLVREATLNAIKHAKPAHIVVDCQLTENGMITISICDDGIGVSHLAERDQHFGIGIMHERANKLNGVVSFNSNQNGGTTVTLSFPPQQEPLNG; via the coding sequence ATGTTTACTCGTGGCAGCCTTACCTCCACCATTTTCAGTTTAATGATCATTTTGATTTTATTATCATCAAGCTTAGCGGTATTTTCTATTGTTAATTTAAGCTTCAGTTTAGGGGATGCCAAAGGGATCAACGCCTCTGGGTCACTGCGGATGCAAAGTTATAGGCTATTGCTGTATACCAATGTAGGTGGAAATAATCCCAATAAAAAAATAATTGAATTTGAAAACACACTCAGCTCTGAAGCCCTTACCCGTTCTCTCGCTTGGTATAGCCCCAAGGAACTAAGTGACCAATACTTGTTAGTTATCGACAAGTGGAAAGTGATGAAATCCTATATAGAAGAAGGGAATACACAAGAGTATTCTAAATCGTTAACTGGCTTTGTCGACACCATTGATACCTTAGTATTAAAGATGGAACTATTTGCTGCCTTAAAACTAAAGCTATTGGTCATTGGGCAGATTATCGGGTTATCTATTTTACTGGTTATCGCTTTCTTTGCTGTGGTGTTTACACGCAAACGTGTTGTTAAACCATTACAGTTATTGATGGACAGTGCAGCCAAAATATCTAAAGGCAATTTCAAAGTCGAAATGCCTAAAACGGGTTATATAGAGCTAACCGCGCTTGGAAATGCATTACAGAAAACGGCCGCTGAGTTAGCCAGTTTGTATGAAGATTTAGAAGACCAAGTCAACGAAAAAACCTTGGCATTAACCCGAGCCAATAACGAACTGAATTTTTTGTACGATAATTTAATCATGTTACATGCCGATAAACTAGACTATAAAGCACTCCAGTCCGCAATTAATCAACTTAAATATTATGAAAACTTAACCTATCTGAGATTAGTCATTGAACATGATGATGGCACTAAAGATATAATTAACGCAGAAGGTGGTTGGCCAACCGATAACTTATCTGAATCTGTACATTTCCCATTATTGATAGAGCAAACACAACTGGGTTATTTAGATGTAATATCAAATAAACCTCTGAATAATATTCTTTTTAAAAACTTTTCTATGATGCTAACTCGCTCTATAACCATCCACAATGCAACAGAACAACGCCAACAACTGGCACTATTAGAAGAACGTTCGGTGATCGCTAGAGAATTACATGACTCTATTGGGCAACTATTATCCTTTTTAAAAATCCAAGTCAGCTTGTTAAGTAAGAGTCTTGATAACAGTTGTCGCAGTCCAGAAGTTGAAGAGCAATTATTAGGGATCAATGAGGGTGTCAGTATCGCTTATGTACAACTACGCGAACTGTTATCAACGTTTAGATTGACCATTAAAGAACCCAATTTAGGCCAAGCTATCGAAGTTATGCTAGACCAGTTACGTCATCAAACTAATATTGATATCCAACTCAATTACAAGCTTTCACCCCATTTACTTGAAGCAAAACAACATATTCACATATTGCAATTGGTTAGAGAAGCGACATTAAATGCAATAAAACACGCAAAACCTGCCCATATAGTGGTAGATTGTCAGCTGACTGAAAATGGTATGATTACCATTTCAATTTGTGATGATGGTATTGGCGTGTCACACTTAGCCGAACGGGACCAACACTTTGGTATTGGTATCATGCATGAACGGGCCAACAAATTAAATGGTGTTGTATCATTCAATAGTAATCAGAATGGCGGTACAACTGTCACACTGAGTTTTCCACCTCAACAGGAGCCTTTAAATGGGTAA
- a CDS encoding response regulator has protein sequence MGKPYSVLVVDDHPLLRRGICQLITSDSDFTLFGETGTGLEALTSVAENEPDIILLDLNMKGMSGLDTLNAMRQEGVTARIVILTVSDAKQDVMRLLRAGADGYLLKDTEPDLLLAQLKKAMLGHRVISDEVEAYLYELKNTVDDNSWIESLTPRELQILQELAEGKSNRMISEDLHISEGTVKVHVKNLLRKADAKSRTEMAVRYLNQ, from the coding sequence ATGGGTAAGCCGTATTCCGTACTTGTTGTCGATGATCATCCTTTACTGCGTCGTGGCATTTGCCAATTGATCACCTCTGATAGCGATTTCACTTTATTTGGTGAAACAGGCACAGGGTTAGAGGCACTGACATCTGTCGCCGAAAACGAACCCGATATTATTTTGCTCGATTTAAACATGAAAGGTATGTCGGGTCTTGATACCCTCAACGCTATGCGCCAAGAAGGTGTTACCGCGAGAATTGTAATACTGACCGTATCTGATGCAAAACAAGATGTAATGCGTTTATTACGCGCTGGTGCAGATGGTTATTTACTCAAAGATACTGAGCCAGACTTATTACTCGCACAGCTCAAAAAAGCCATGTTAGGTCATAGGGTCATTAGTGATGAAGTAGAAGCTTATCTGTATGAGCTAAAAAACACTGTCGACGATAACAGCTGGATAGAGAGTTTAACGCCTCGAGAATTACAGATATTACAAGAACTTGCTGAAGGTAAAAGTAATAGAATGATCTCTGAAGATTTACACATCAGTGAAGGTACTGTCAAAGTTCATGTGAAGAATTTACTTCGCAAAGCAGATGCAAAATCACGTACCGAAATGGCGGTCAGATATTTAAATCAATAG
- a CDS encoding molybdate ABC transporter substrate-binding protein, translating to MKIKQTLSLCSALIAFLIPMSASADSLTLYAAGSLKTALNDVASSYTQAYKTEVSTKYAPSGLLRKAIEDGEQPDVFASANMKHPEKLATEGWGSPVVLFARNQLCALAQPNVKVTPDNLLSTLMDKQIRVGTSTPKADPSGDYAWELFHKAETIQKGSFSALSTKALQLTGGEQSEKAPEGLNQYGWVMSEKKADIFLTYCTNAVLAKNQVKYLNIITIPESLSVGADYGLVVKEGAQNKAWQFAMYILSPEGQRILKKYGFEANAIPKL from the coding sequence TTGAAAATCAAACAAACCTTATCTTTATGCTCTGCACTCATTGCCTTTTTAATCCCAATGTCGGCATCTGCTGACTCTTTAACACTCTATGCTGCTGGTAGCTTAAAGACGGCATTAAATGATGTAGCATCATCTTATACTCAAGCCTATAAAACAGAAGTCAGCACAAAATATGCGCCTAGCGGACTGTTAAGAAAAGCAATTGAAGACGGTGAACAACCTGATGTTTTTGCTTCTGCAAATATGAAACACCCTGAAAAACTGGCTACGGAGGGATGGGGAAGTCCAGTGGTGTTATTTGCCCGAAATCAGCTTTGTGCGCTAGCGCAACCGAATGTAAAAGTGACTCCAGATAACCTGCTTTCTACATTAATGGATAAACAAATCCGCGTTGGTACTTCAACGCCTAAAGCTGATCCAAGTGGTGATTATGCTTGGGAACTTTTCCACAAAGCAGAAACAATACAAAAAGGAAGCTTCTCGGCTCTTTCAACTAAAGCTTTGCAGCTTACTGGTGGTGAACAAAGTGAAAAAGCACCTGAAGGGTTAAATCAATATGGTTGGGTGATGAGTGAAAAAAAGGCAGATATTTTTCTAACTTATTGCACCAATGCTGTATTGGCAAAAAACCAGGTTAAATACCTCAACATAATCACCATACCTGAATCACTTTCAGTGGGAGCAGATTATGGCTTGGTAGTTAAAGAGGGGGCACAAAATAAAGCATGGCAATTTGCCATGTATATTCTCTCACCTGAGGGACAAAGAATTCTGAAAAAATATGGTTTTGAAGCCAACGCCATTCCTAAGCTCTAA
- a CDS encoding YacL family protein translates to MEFQFRRNRLEGTVFAEFSMGHEVLGSWFAENLGDDKNRANYILNQIMLIKTGRANHWRDIGRDLTIDIDTEQVRVFANIIDFEDDHVLDEAMNLYNAESESYCGLEDFESALQSWLAFIQEK, encoded by the coding sequence ATGGAATTTCAATTTCGTCGTAATCGCCTTGAAGGCACTGTGTTTGCTGAATTTAGTATGGGGCATGAGGTGTTAGGCAGTTGGTTTGCTGAAAATCTTGGTGATGATAAAAATCGCGCTAATTATATCTTAAACCAAATTATGCTTATTAAAACGGGTAGGGCCAATCATTGGCGTGATATTGGTAGAGATTTAACCATCGATATCGACACCGAACAAGTTAGAGTATTTGCAAATATAATTGATTTTGAAGATGATCATGTCTTAGACGAAGCAATGAATTTATATAATGCGGAATCTGAATCTTATTGTGGTTTGGAAGATTTCGAATCAGCATTGCAAAGTTGGTTAGCGTTTATTCAAGAAAAATAA
- a CDS encoding zinc transporter ZntB, which produces MNNGFIYSLLLTGPNAGQSLTEAQVAQWQPQDGLLWLHLRYREPKARKWLLNSGLDRVEMDTLLATDTRPRVLSSEKGILLALRGVNLNPNSDPEDMVAVRIYAEEHKIISTCERQLQSVIDVAEAITHGKGPVDSAAFIMAICERLTQRKVEFIGKLEEQLDELEEKVVTQVNKTLRTEIAELRRQTVVLRRYLAPQREAFSRMLQETNELFDVNDKIRLREIHETLIRVIEDLDSIRDRASVTQEELQSQQSEQVNQRLYFLSLISAVFLPLGFLTGLLGVNIGGIPGAETNWAFAAFCAGLFALIAFQMYLFYRLKWI; this is translated from the coding sequence ATGAATAATGGTTTTATTTACAGCTTACTATTAACAGGCCCAAATGCTGGCCAATCGCTCACTGAAGCGCAAGTTGCTCAGTGGCAGCCTCAAGATGGCCTTTTATGGTTACACCTTCGCTATCGTGAACCTAAAGCGCGTAAATGGCTCCTCAACTCTGGTTTAGATAGGGTCGAGATGGATACTTTATTGGCCACCGATACTCGCCCACGAGTATTAAGCTCAGAAAAAGGGATCTTACTGGCATTGCGAGGGGTTAATTTAAACCCAAATTCTGATCCAGAAGACATGGTCGCAGTGCGGATCTACGCTGAAGAACATAAAATTATTTCAACATGCGAACGCCAATTACAATCGGTTATCGATGTTGCCGAGGCAATTACCCATGGTAAAGGTCCAGTTGATAGCGCAGCGTTTATCATGGCCATCTGCGAACGGTTGACCCAACGTAAAGTCGAGTTTATCGGTAAACTTGAAGAACAGCTCGATGAATTAGAAGAGAAAGTAGTCACTCAAGTTAATAAAACATTGCGCACTGAAATTGCTGAACTACGTCGACAAACAGTGGTATTACGACGTTACCTAGCCCCACAACGAGAAGCTTTTTCTCGTATGCTGCAAGAAACCAACGAGCTATTTGACGTTAATGACAAAATCCGTTTACGTGAGATCCACGAAACCCTGATCCGAGTCATAGAAGATCTTGATTCAATACGCGATCGCGCCAGTGTCACCCAAGAAGAACTGCAATCGCAGCAATCAGAACAAGTAAACCAAAGGTTGTATTTTTTATCACTTATTTCGGCAGTATTTCTACCTTTAGGTTTTTTAACTGGCTTATTGGGTGTCAATATTGGCGGCATACCAGGGGCTGAAACAAACTGGGCTTTTGCTGCATTTTGTGCAGGCTTATTTGCACTTATTGCCTTTCAAATGTATCTGTTTTACCGCTTAAAATGGATATAG
- the fkpA gene encoding FKBP-type peptidyl-prolyl cis-trans isomerase — protein MKSIYKLSLVALAVVGLTACNQDQDVTQKKIELTTDVQKEAYSVGGSIGKYMSGHIKEQEELGFAVDRTMVIKGFTDGLGEDMLLTEEEMQTVLENLDKKLNDKRLEQAEIVAAKAIADGKKFLEDNKAKEGVTTTESGLQYEVLEAGTGEKPAAEDTVEVHYRGTLTDGTEFDSSYARGETAKFPLNRVIPGWTEGVQLMPVGAKYKFVIPAELAYGDRDTGTIPANSTLVFEVELVSVEKAPVAAPAAK, from the coding sequence ATGAAATCTATTTACAAATTATCGTTAGTTGCATTAGCCGTTGTTGGCCTTACTGCGTGTAATCAAGATCAAGACGTTACCCAAAAGAAAATTGAATTAACAACTGACGTGCAAAAAGAAGCATACAGTGTAGGTGGTTCAATCGGTAAGTACATGTCAGGTCACATTAAAGAGCAAGAAGAATTAGGTTTTGCTGTTGATCGTACCATGGTGATTAAAGGCTTTACCGATGGTTTAGGTGAAGACATGCTGCTAACTGAAGAAGAAATGCAGACAGTATTGGAAAACCTAGATAAAAAATTAAACGACAAACGCCTAGAGCAAGCTGAAATAGTAGCGGCTAAAGCGATTGCCGATGGCAAAAAATTCTTAGAAGATAATAAAGCTAAAGAAGGCGTAACAACGACTGAATCTGGTTTACAGTATGAAGTATTAGAAGCTGGAACGGGCGAAAAGCCAGCAGCAGAAGATACTGTTGAAGTACATTACCGCGGTACGCTAACTGATGGTACCGAGTTTGACAGTTCATATGCGCGTGGTGAAACCGCTAAGTTCCCGCTAAATCGTGTTATTCCTGGTTGGACTGAAGGTGTACAGTTAATGCCTGTTGGCGCTAAGTACAAATTCGTTATTCCAGCTGAATTAGCTTACGGTGATCGTGATACTGGTACTATTCCTGCTAACTCAACTTTAGTTTTTGAAGTTGAGCTAGTGTCTGTTGAAAAAGCGCCAGTAGCTGCACCTGCTGCAAAGTAA
- a CDS encoding WD40 repeat domain-containing protein — MRFFCSILFCVCLLSACQPSPSKVMILTTDASYSASLSDDGNLALISTANNGVQVWDLTGPRLSYQWLQGQKDNTSNVIDTAISANKIFAATISSNSLAIWRLDDGSSVGWWSLPSYAQSVAIANDGQTLVALGDGSVMSLSPKNNRLIQFLGHNEKVNSVSISADGLKALSGGNDNKVILWQAQTGQPIQQWQLSSRITKVLINESGSLSFAGDITGNATIWQSASGAALSKLNIIRRQMNFSSARFAQNDQQLLTGTPSSEIFLWQVDSGKKLGHWKVQLSKNTQNKGAVVYSSVMTEPGSIVSISSQGLVEYWQQ, encoded by the coding sequence ATGCGGTTTTTTTGTTCAATCTTATTTTGTGTATGCTTATTATCCGCATGCCAACCTTCACCAAGCAAAGTCATGATACTGACAACTGATGCCAGCTACAGCGCCAGCTTATCTGATGATGGTAATCTAGCATTAATCAGCACGGCTAATAATGGTGTACAAGTATGGGATTTAACCGGCCCAAGGTTGTCATATCAATGGTTACAAGGTCAAAAGGATAACACCAGCAATGTCATTGATACCGCTATTTCCGCCAACAAAATCTTTGCCGCCACGATTAGCAGTAACTCATTAGCGATATGGCGTTTAGATGATGGCAGTTCGGTAGGTTGGTGGTCGCTGCCCTCTTACGCTCAAAGCGTGGCGATTGCCAATGATGGCCAAACTTTAGTCGCTCTTGGTGATGGTTCCGTCATGTCATTATCACCGAAAAACAATCGTTTGATTCAGTTTTTAGGTCATAACGAAAAGGTCAATAGTGTATCGATTAGCGCTGACGGTCTAAAGGCACTAAGTGGTGGTAATGATAACAAGGTTATTCTATGGCAGGCGCAAACAGGCCAACCTATTCAACAATGGCAGTTAAGCTCGCGCATTACCAAGGTACTGATTAATGAAAGTGGCAGTTTAAGCTTTGCAGGTGATATAACTGGTAATGCAACAATCTGGCAATCAGCTTCAGGGGCTGCACTAAGTAAGTTAAACATTATTCGTAGGCAAATGAATTTTTCCTCTGCTCGCTTTGCTCAGAATGATCAGCAATTACTCACCGGAACACCATCAAGCGAGATCTTTTTATGGCAAGTTGACTCAGGGAAAAAGCTCGGACATTGGAAAGTTCAGCTGAGTAAAAACACCCAAAATAAAGGCGCTGTAGTATACTCTTCCGTAATGACAGAGCCAGGCTCTATCGTCAGTATTAGTAGCCAAGGTCTAGTAGAATATTGGCAGCAATAA
- a CDS encoding SlyX family protein — translation MEQVLQKIDDLEMRLSFQDIVIEELNQEVIKLNTLVARQQQQMLLMVNKLHAIEPSNMASQADETPPPHY, via the coding sequence ATGGAGCAAGTGTTGCAAAAAATTGATGATCTTGAAATGAGACTATCATTTCAAGACATCGTCATTGAGGAGTTAAATCAAGAAGTGATTAAACTCAATACATTAGTTGCCAGACAACAACAGCAAATGCTATTAATGGTCAATAAACTGCATGCGATTGAACCCAGTAACATGGCATCTCAAGCAGATGAAACACCACCACCGCATTATTAA
- the def gene encoding peptide deformylase has product MQLNQHLTIATTGDNILTLTAEPVTVFDDALHALADNMLSTMLNANGVGIAATQVFSRAAMFIMASNPNKRYPNAPSMAPTVVINPQILSTSTMTETGMEGCLSLPGKRLSILRHTEIEVQYQSLDGRLHQQSLSGFVARIFQHEYDHLQGITLLERVNLMAASAEVSSC; this is encoded by the coding sequence ATGCAATTAAATCAGCACCTCACAATAGCAACTACAGGCGATAATATTCTTACGCTGACGGCTGAGCCTGTGACGGTGTTTGATGACGCATTACACGCGTTAGCAGATAACATGCTCAGTACCATGTTAAATGCAAACGGGGTTGGTATTGCGGCAACGCAAGTGTTCAGTCGAGCGGCAATGTTTATCATGGCATCCAACCCCAATAAACGTTATCCCAATGCACCATCTATGGCCCCAACCGTTGTGATCAATCCACAAATATTGTCTACGTCAACAATGACAGAAACGGGCATGGAAGGTTGCTTGTCGCTCCCCGGTAAACGTCTGTCTATTTTGCGACATACCGAAATTGAGGTCCAATATCAATCGCTCGATGGTCGATTACACCAGCAATCATTATCGGGATTTGTAGCTCGTATTTTTCAACATGAATATGACCACTTGCAAGGCATTACCTTACTTGAACGAGTCAACCTTATGGCAGCATCGGCCGAGGTATCCTCATGTTAA